In Terriglobia bacterium, a single window of DNA contains:
- a CDS encoding adenylate cyclase, with translation MKPVTQTTDGRITEALNLLKDADSVELKLTVPDGDYHSSIAALNLDVLDAELCQVIFFDTRDLRLNRTGLVMRARRMRKGGDSVVKLRNVRSVDLPDSLRHSAAFKMEVDAMPGTIVCSGSLKGKTDNSDVKQVLLSKRPLKTLFSREQRELYKTHAPKRLVLDSLIPMGPINVAKLKFRPPTFKRLMTAEVWFYPDASRVLELSTKCAPNKAFQVLAELRAFLLHHGINLTGIQETKTRRALRYFSHLGNRK, from the coding sequence ATGAAACCCGTGACACAAACGACTGACGGCCGCATTACGGAAGCGCTAAACCTCCTCAAAGATGCGGACAGCGTCGAGCTCAAGCTCACAGTGCCGGACGGCGACTACCACTCCTCAATTGCAGCACTGAACCTCGACGTCCTGGACGCGGAGCTTTGCCAGGTCATTTTTTTCGATACCCGGGACCTGAGGCTGAACCGTACAGGTTTGGTGATGCGTGCGCGACGTATGCGTAAGGGGGGAGACAGTGTTGTCAAACTGCGGAACGTACGGTCCGTTGACCTGCCCGATTCTCTCCGCCATTCCGCTGCTTTCAAGATGGAGGTTGATGCGATGCCCGGTACCATCGTCTGCTCCGGTTCTTTGAAGGGAAAGACGGACAACTCCGATGTGAAGCAGGTACTTCTGTCAAAACGGCCCCTTAAAACTCTGTTTTCGCGGGAGCAACGGGAGCTTTATAAGACACACGCGCCAAAACGTCTTGTGCTTGATTCATTGATTCCAATGGGACCGATCAACGTCGCGAAACTGAAATTCAGACCTCCAACCTTCAAAAGGCTCATGACTGCCGAGGTGTGGTTCTACCCGGACGCATCACGGGTTCTTGAACTATCAACAAAGTGTGCGCCAAATAAGGCGTTTCAAGTACTCGCCGAACTGCGGGCATTCTTGTTGCACCATGGCATAAACCTCACCGGCATTCAGGAAACGAAAACGCGCAGGGCCCTGCGCTACTTCTCTCATCTTGGCAACAGGAAGTGA
- a CDS encoding MBL fold metallo-hydrolase, translating to MRVLIAVLTSLSLLAASLSGGKGSLQFYVVDVEGGNATLIITPSGESLLLDTGHLNAAARDAGRIIEAMNDAGVKQIDHLITTHWHLDHFGGMAELARQVPIREFIDHGPSIQRNTKADAFLKNIYPALYGKAKRTIVKPGDTIAITDLDVVVVTSAGKTIRAPLPAGGGPNTYCTDYSQPVADTSENSQSIGIHVRFGRFRAIHLGDLSADKEFQLMCPENRLGTVDLFIVSHHGQPNSNTKVLVDAIESRVAIMNNGIRKGGEPEVMKVIYSAPGLENLWQLHFSQLSGQEYTVPGIFIADLADRPQPTVPVDPMPPPAARTVQPPAPAHNGKAYWIKVSARQDGSFTVTNTRTNFSKTYRARS from the coding sequence GTGCGCGTCCTTATTGCAGTATTGACATCACTCTCATTGCTTGCCGCATCGTTGTCTGGCGGGAAGGGATCGCTGCAGTTTTATGTCGTCGATGTGGAAGGGGGAAATGCGACGCTTATCATCACCCCTTCCGGAGAATCGCTGCTTCTCGACACAGGACACCTCAACGCGGCAGCCCGCGATGCGGGGCGCATCATCGAAGCCATGAACGATGCCGGCGTGAAACAAATCGACCACCTTATTACTACACATTGGCACCTGGATCACTTCGGCGGTATGGCCGAACTGGCCCGCCAGGTTCCGATTCGCGAATTCATCGACCACGGGCCCAGCATTCAGCGCAATACAAAAGCGGATGCATTTCTAAAAAACATTTATCCTGCCCTCTACGGCAAAGCCAAACGAACCATCGTCAAGCCTGGTGACACGATAGCAATCACAGACCTCGACGTTGTTGTTGTCACGTCGGCAGGTAAAACGATCCGTGCGCCACTGCCTGCAGGTGGTGGACCCAATACATATTGCACAGACTATTCACAGCCGGTAGCGGATACGTCTGAGAACTCACAATCGATTGGAATCCATGTCCGGTTCGGACGGTTTCGGGCAATCCATCTGGGCGATCTGTCCGCAGACAAAGAGTTCCAGCTCATGTGCCCGGAAAATCGCCTTGGCACAGTGGACTTATTCATTGTTTCTCACCATGGCCAGCCGAACTCGAATACGAAGGTTCTGGTCGATGCAATCGAATCGAGAGTAGCAATCATGAATAACGGTATTCGTAAAGGCGGCGAACCTGAGGTCATGAAGGTGATCTATTCCGCTCCTGGACTCGAGAATCTGTGGCAGCTTCACTTTTCACAACTCAGCGGCCAGGAATACACCGTCCCGGGAATATTCATCGCAGACCTGGCGGACAGGCCTCAGCCCACCGTACCGGTTGATCCGATGCCACCTCCAGCGGCCAGAACAGTTCAACCTCCAGCCCCGGCGCATAATGGCAAAGCGTATTGGATCAAAGTGTCGGCACGACAGGACGGCTCTTTCACCGTGACGAACACGCGAACCAATTTCTCGAAAACGTATCGGGCGCGAAGCTGA
- a CDS encoding DUF3011 domain-containing protein → MVYKRVHWIGVSLVGLFLTPVAALIAQPKTVTCSSKEGERQSCPADTSAGVALQRSGGPGECLLGKTWGYDGQSVWVSDGCSGEFVLGQAVPAPAPATASAPQPNGDERIETWGSIEPGKGFVVGRTAIGELSISAYALTRYLNQLPAHQTFIDHLGVAHNIDTRDDIYSHRIMLFFKGWIGRPKLIYTIILWTVNTTDQRAIFAVTGYQFSKKFSLYGGLNGLPGTRSLVGSHPYWLAHDRVMADEFFRPFFTNGIWASGEPVSGLWYIGMIGDNLSALGITANQLTRAFAAGGSVWWMPTTKEFGPQGAYGDWENHDRLATRFGVSAMRSRENRFSDQVSGDPDNTTIRLADSLNAFDTGSLAPGVTLQEVGYKLLSLDAGMKYHGMFLQTEVYNRWLDHFNADGSVPVSSIHDKGFYIQAAFYPVTKKLELYGATSQIYGDKSAGFRNSNEYLAGMNVYLAHSRNYRINAQVIEVNRSPVSSTFGYYVGGERGPILSTALSIFF, encoded by the coding sequence GTGGTTTATAAACGAGTTCACTGGATAGGAGTTTCGCTTGTCGGCCTGTTCCTGACGCCTGTGGCCGCTCTCATCGCTCAGCCAAAAACCGTGACGTGTTCCTCGAAAGAGGGTGAGCGGCAGAGTTGTCCGGCCGACACATCTGCAGGTGTCGCGCTTCAACGCTCCGGGGGGCCGGGCGAATGCCTTTTAGGAAAGACGTGGGGTTACGACGGCCAGAGTGTCTGGGTATCCGACGGTTGCTCCGGCGAGTTCGTGCTGGGTCAGGCAGTTCCCGCACCCGCACCTGCAACTGCAAGCGCCCCACAGCCGAACGGCGACGAGCGGATCGAGACCTGGGGCTCCATTGAGCCGGGAAAAGGGTTTGTTGTCGGAAGAACGGCAATCGGAGAGCTGAGCATCAGTGCGTACGCTCTCACACGGTACCTTAATCAATTGCCTGCTCATCAGACATTCATAGACCACCTCGGCGTGGCACACAACATCGATACCAGAGACGACATCTACTCCCACCGCATCATGTTGTTCTTTAAAGGATGGATCGGCCGTCCCAAGTTGATCTACACCATCATCCTGTGGACGGTGAATACTACCGATCAAAGAGCGATCTTTGCCGTGACCGGATACCAGTTCTCGAAAAAGTTCAGCCTTTATGGCGGTCTCAATGGGCTGCCTGGCACTCGTTCGCTTGTAGGTTCACACCCTTACTGGCTGGCTCATGATCGCGTGATGGCTGATGAGTTCTTCCGGCCTTTTTTCACCAATGGCATCTGGGCCAGCGGCGAACCTGTTTCCGGGCTCTGGTATATCGGTATGATCGGAGACAATCTGAGCGCCCTCGGCATTACCGCCAACCAGTTGACTCGTGCTTTTGCCGCCGGTGGCTCTGTATGGTGGATGCCTACAACAAAGGAGTTCGGCCCGCAAGGCGCGTACGGAGATTGGGAAAACCATGATCGCCTGGCTACACGTTTCGGCGTTTCCGCCATGCGAAGCCGTGAGAATCGGTTCTCTGACCAGGTTTCGGGCGACCCCGACAATACGACCATCCGGCTGGCGGACAGCTTGAACGCGTTCGACACCGGATCCCTGGCCCCAGGCGTCACGCTTCAGGAGGTCGGCTATAAGCTCCTATCGCTTGATGCCGGAATGAAGTATCACGGTATGTTTCTTCAGACCGAGGTTTACAACCGCTGGCTCGATCACTTTAACGCGGACGGATCTGTGCCTGTTTCATCGATCCACGACAAAGGGTTCTATATCCAGGCCGCGTTCTATCCGGTGACCAAAAAGCTTGAACTCTACGGTGCGACTTCTCAAATCTACGGCGACAAGTCTGCCGGTTTTCGCAACAGTAATGAATACCTTGCCGGGATGAATGTCTATCTTGCCCATTCCCGGAATTATCGGATTAACGCCCAGGTCATAGAAGTGAATCGGTCTCCCGTCAGCAGCACGTTCGGCTACTACGTCGGAGGAGAGCGGGGGCCGATCCTGTCCACGGCACTGTCGATTTTCTTCTAA
- a CDS encoding DUF4239 domain-containing protein → MAILLLVIGGLVGAVLLTIDCGYRMGIRLRSRNPQRFQSLHPTIDASIFGLMGLLIAFTFSGAATRFDFRRSLVVQEANAIGTAYLRLDLLPPEKQPELREGFRNYVRSRLSVNAAIPDVKAVQAALDRSTALQESIWKKTVEAVEGASPADKSLVLANLNEVIDITTTSTAALMTHPPLAVFVMLGLTVLVASMIAGYEMSLSASRNWVSTISFAIVLASALYMICDYEYPRVGLVRVDPMDRVLMDTLNQMK, encoded by the coding sequence ATGGCCATCCTTCTATTGGTCATTGGCGGATTGGTCGGCGCAGTGTTGCTCACGATCGATTGCGGTTACCGCATGGGTATCCGTCTGCGCTCCCGGAATCCGCAGAGATTTCAAAGCCTCCATCCGACGATCGACGCCTCCATTTTCGGACTGATGGGACTCCTTATCGCTTTCACTTTTTCAGGGGCCGCAACGCGTTTTGATTTTCGGCGGAGTCTTGTCGTGCAGGAGGCCAATGCGATCGGGACAGCGTATCTTCGTCTCGACCTGCTGCCGCCGGAAAAGCAGCCGGAACTTCGCGAAGGTTTTCGCAACTACGTTCGTTCCCGTCTGTCTGTAAATGCAGCAATTCCGGATGTGAAAGCGGTGCAGGCCGCGCTCGATCGGTCGACAGCGCTGCAGGAAAGCATATGGAAAAAGACCGTGGAAGCCGTTGAAGGCGCCAGTCCGGCGGATAAATCACTGGTGTTGGCGAATCTGAATGAGGTGATCGATATCACGACCACCAGCACCGCAGCGCTCATGACCCACCCGCCACTGGCAGTGTTCGTGATGCTTGGGCTTACCGTCCTGGTGGCCTCAATGATAGCGGGATACGAAATGTCCCTTTCTGCATCGCGAAACTGGGTGTCCACCATCAGCTTCGCGATTGTGTTAGCGAGCGCCCTGTACATGATTTGCGACTACGAGTATCCGCGGGTTGGACTTGTCCGGGTGGATCCGATGGACCGGGTGCTCATGGATACCTTGAACCAGATGAAATGA
- the glsA gene encoding glutaminase A, with product MRKRWFLCAFVTVFVSALLLASTLPATEIQSAVDGAYAKYKGLQEGKNADYIPALAKVDPDLFGIVVMSVDGKVYTAGDIKSEVSIQSISKVFTLANVIQEQGPAAVEDNVGVDSTGQVFNSITAIEEHKGKEMNPFVNPGAIATTSMVTGAGADEIWMKIMRTYSDFAGRPLMVNEEVYKSESDTNQRNQAIAALMFAYGRIKDNPQQATDLYTRQCSVNVNAKDLAEMAATLANAGRNPVTSKQVLDPEYVPEVLAVMATAGLYDDSGKWLYMTGLPAKSGVGGGIIAVSPGKFGIAVISPPLDAAGNSVRAQKAIADISNALHGNPYAPEMAAPKTN from the coding sequence ATGAGAAAGAGGTGGTTTCTCTGCGCTTTTGTGACTGTTTTCGTATCGGCGCTGCTTCTGGCTTCGACGTTACCTGCTACCGAGATTCAATCCGCGGTTGATGGCGCTTACGCAAAGTACAAGGGGCTGCAAGAAGGCAAGAACGCGGACTATATTCCGGCCCTTGCCAAAGTGGATCCCGATCTCTTCGGCATAGTCGTTATGTCCGTTGACGGAAAGGTATATACGGCCGGTGACATCAAATCCGAAGTTTCCATTCAGTCGATCTCGAAAGTGTTCACGCTTGCCAACGTGATCCAGGAGCAGGGGCCGGCTGCCGTCGAGGACAATGTCGGCGTTGATTCCACTGGTCAGGTGTTCAACTCGATAACTGCGATCGAAGAACATAAGGGCAAGGAAATGAATCCGTTCGTCAATCCAGGCGCGATAGCGACAACGAGCATGGTTACAGGGGCCGGTGCGGACGAGATCTGGATGAAGATCATGAGGACCTACAGCGACTTCGCCGGCCGTCCTTTGATGGTCAATGAGGAAGTGTACAAGTCCGAATCGGACACCAATCAACGCAATCAGGCAATTGCGGCCTTGATGTTTGCTTACGGGCGTATCAAGGATAATCCGCAACAGGCGACTGATCTTTACACACGCCAATGCTCCGTCAACGTCAATGCGAAGGATCTGGCGGAGATGGCTGCCACGCTCGCCAACGCCGGCAGAAACCCTGTCACAAGCAAGCAGGTTCTTGATCCGGAATACGTTCCGGAAGTACTGGCTGTGATGGCAACCGCCGGTTTGTATGACGATTCAGGGAAATGGCTCTATATGACGGGACTACCGGCTAAAAGTGGGGTCGGAGGCGGAATCATTGCGGTTTCGCCCGGAAAGTTCGGCATCGCCGTAATCTCCCCGCCATTGGATGCGGCTGGTAATAGTGTCCGCGCTCAAAAGGCGATTGCGGATATCTCCAACGCCCTTCACGGAAATCCCTACGCGCCGGAGATGGCAGCGCCAAAGACAAATTGA
- a CDS encoding DcaP family trimeric outer membrane transporter, with protein sequence MRLKSVLCLVYAVCFLLVSLTALAQTPPPAQAPPPRLDIYGFVMTDLGFDFKNNDPDWFDVLRPAKLPAFRNEFGRNNKTYAGVRQTRFGVKGTESTPVGELKTQFDFDFFGVGSDAGQTTIRPRHFYGEIGAFGAGQVESPFMDIDVFPNILDYWGPNGMVFFRNVQVRWMPIRGDTRLTIALERPGSTQDPGILANRIEIQNVLARYPYPDLSGEFRYGGKRGYIKASGIVREIKLDDLLTNDVFNLDDSVQGWGVELSSNVKFAKDVLRLQYVYGDGIENYMNDAPVDVAARPNPGDPIRPIRARALPMQSLVAFVDHNWTNKWSTSAGYSQLVVSNTSLQVPSEFHRGQYAVANLLYSPAEHIMYGGEAQWARRTNFGDGFHSNDYRIQFAFKYSWAVQIGGVK encoded by the coding sequence ATGCGACTTAAATCCGTTTTGTGCCTGGTATACGCCGTGTGTTTCCTGTTGGTCTCCCTGACCGCTCTCGCACAAACGCCCCCCCCTGCGCAGGCTCCGCCGCCGCGGTTGGATATCTATGGATTCGTGATGACCGATCTCGGTTTTGATTTCAAGAACAATGATCCCGACTGGTTTGACGTGCTCCGCCCCGCCAAGCTGCCCGCATTTCGGAATGAGTTCGGGAGGAACAACAAAACCTATGCCGGCGTCCGGCAGACTCGTTTTGGGGTCAAAGGAACAGAGTCCACCCCGGTAGGCGAACTGAAGACCCAGTTCGATTTCGATTTCTTCGGCGTCGGTTCGGATGCCGGCCAGACGACCATCCGTCCACGCCACTTCTATGGAGAAATCGGCGCGTTTGGCGCGGGCCAGGTGGAGAGCCCATTCATGGACATCGATGTTTTCCCGAACATCCTCGACTACTGGGGACCGAACGGCATGGTGTTTTTCCGGAATGTCCAAGTGCGATGGATGCCCATCCGTGGCGACACCCGTCTGACCATAGCGCTGGAAAGGCCGGGGTCCACTCAGGATCCAGGAATTCTGGCCAACCGCATCGAAATTCAGAACGTTCTGGCTCGATATCCGTATCCGGATCTTTCAGGGGAATTTCGTTATGGAGGGAAAAGAGGCTATATCAAGGCGTCAGGAATTGTCCGGGAGATCAAGCTGGACGACCTGCTCACGAATGACGTGTTCAATCTCGATGACAGCGTCCAGGGGTGGGGAGTCGAGCTCAGCTCGAATGTGAAATTCGCCAAAGACGTGCTGCGTCTTCAATACGTCTACGGCGACGGCATCGAAAACTACATGAATGACGCTCCCGTTGACGTCGCCGCAAGACCCAATCCCGGCGACCCCATCCGGCCCATCAGGGCCCGGGCTCTTCCAATGCAGAGCCTTGTTGCCTTCGTGGATCACAACTGGACAAACAAGTGGTCGACGTCAGCGGGTTACTCGCAACTCGTGGTGAGCAACACATCCCTTCAAGTACCGAGTGAATTCCATCGCGGCCAATATGCCGTAGCGAACCTGCTGTATTCGCCCGCAGAACACATTATGTACGGCGGAGAAGCGCAATGGGCGCGCCGGACGAACTTTGGCGACGGGTTTCATTCGAATGACTATCGAATTCAGTTTGCTTTCAAATACAGCTGGGCCGTACAAATCGGAGGAGTGAAATGA
- a CDS encoding amidohydrolase family protein, which produces MSNGIFVISLAVIAALAPAFRSQEARTEESEFNDAHFHLTNYIQEGTPIRDFLKIMGNTTGRSVLFGIPLQQQWSYRISAENAPTYYLDTDAPLYYYSFTDAAIAMAYLSLSPEERARFDPLITGFNPTDMYAADHVRRVLRTFPGVFCGIGEFSIHKEFVSSKVAGDVASLFDPALDRLLAFAEEAGLVVIIHNDIDRPFADPEKQPAYLEPMKDLLRRHPGTTIIWAHTGMGRVIRPIKGHAQMLEDIINDPGMRHVMFDISWDEVAKYFVASPASLKVSSDLINRYPGRFLFGTDSVAPKDQAEYLKTYRLYDPLWSLLTKEASLKVRKDNYTRVFNAAATRVRAWEASQTQGSPVSAIR; this is translated from the coding sequence ATGTCAAACGGGATCTTTGTGATTTCTCTGGCGGTCATTGCTGCTCTGGCGCCGGCTTTCCGGTCACAGGAAGCCCGGACCGAAGAGAGTGAATTCAATGACGCGCACTTTCATCTCACGAACTATATCCAGGAAGGCACGCCGATTCGTGACTTCCTCAAGATCATGGGAAATACCACGGGCCGCTCGGTTCTATTCGGCATACCACTTCAACAGCAGTGGTCCTATCGAATCAGCGCGGAGAATGCGCCCACTTATTACCTTGATACGGATGCACCTCTCTACTACTACTCCTTCACTGACGCGGCCATCGCGATGGCGTATTTGTCTCTCTCGCCGGAGGAGCGGGCGCGGTTCGATCCACTGATTACCGGATTCAATCCAACGGATATGTATGCCGCAGATCACGTCCGCAGAGTCCTGCGGACGTTTCCCGGTGTCTTCTGCGGTATCGGCGAGTTCTCGATCCACAAGGAGTTCGTTTCAAGCAAAGTGGCCGGTGATGTTGCCAGCCTGTTTGATCCGGCGCTCGATCGGCTGTTGGCTTTTGCCGAGGAGGCCGGACTCGTGGTCATCATTCATAACGACATCGATAGACCGTTTGCGGACCCTGAAAAACAACCCGCCTATCTGGAGCCAATGAAGGATTTGCTCCGCCGGCATCCCGGAACCACGATCATCTGGGCACATACAGGTATGGGGCGCGTCATACGTCCCATCAAGGGACACGCTCAAATGCTGGAAGACATCATCAATGATCCCGGCATGCGGCACGTGATGTTCGATATCTCGTGGGACGAAGTTGCGAAATACTTCGTCGCTTCCCCCGCATCATTAAAGGTCAGTTCCGATCTTATCAACCGTTATCCCGGCCGTTTTCTATTCGGCACAGATTCCGTCGCTCCGAAGGACCAGGCGGAATACCTCAAGACCTATCGTCTTTACGATCCCCTCTGGTCCCTTTTAACCAAAGAGGCAAGCCTGAAGGTTCGCAAGGACAACTACACGCGAGTCTTTAATGCCGCCGCCACGAGAGTGCGCGCGTGGGAGGCAAGCCAGACACAAGGATCGCCGGTTTCGGCCATTCGATAA
- a CDS encoding response regulator transcription factor has product MNRPRIILADDHTILTDALVDILKDHFDIAGVARNGRELITKVQQLRPDVIVADITMPELNGIDAARTLHKEASTSKLIFLTMHADLPLVEEAFRAGALGYVLKICPAEELIRAIQSVSRGARYITPLLAGDLISTLVTMSPLPATRETTLTSRQREVLQLLAEGKTMKEVAVQLGISTRTSESHKYEIMRLLGIQTTAELIRYAVRIKLV; this is encoded by the coding sequence ATGAACAGGCCACGCATCATCCTGGCCGACGACCATACCATCCTCACTGACGCGCTGGTCGATATTCTTAAAGATCATTTCGACATTGCCGGGGTTGCGCGTAACGGGCGGGAGCTGATTACCAAAGTACAGCAGTTACGCCCCGATGTCATTGTTGCCGACATCACGATGCCCGAATTGAACGGCATTGATGCGGCGCGCACGCTTCACAAAGAGGCCTCCACCTCGAAGCTCATCTTTCTTACCATGCATGCAGATCTTCCCCTGGTGGAAGAAGCATTCCGGGCCGGTGCGTTAGGTTATGTCCTGAAGATTTGTCCGGCAGAAGAATTGATCAGAGCGATTCAGTCTGTTTCCCGGGGAGCCCGATACATTACGCCGCTCCTGGCGGGAGACCTGATCTCGACTTTAGTTACGATGAGCCCGCTGCCGGCCACCCGGGAAACGACGCTGACCTCCCGACAGCGTGAAGTCCTGCAATTGCTCGCAGAAGGCAAGACGATGAAAGAAGTAGCGGTTCAGCTGGGAATCTCAACTCGTACCTCAGAGTCCCATAAATATGAAATTATGAGGTTGCTCGGCATCCAAACCACTGCCGAACTGATCCGCTATGCCGTTCGCATCAAACTTGTGTAG
- a CDS encoding sensor histidine kinase has translation MTLSVLPSSNVAALPVYTSGTEDRIALIDAEGMIVGVNDQWLSLAEQHGAVPGTGPGTNYLDVCLRAGSSCADARDALSGIRAVIKGELRSFTMEYVGGMFPRHRRFRMSVTPIHFNDARFVIAHREVTAQPDPRTLKQLRGFARQLMNAQEEERERIAREIHDNLGNRIALLSFSVQRIARSQSKLSVPDNDELNDVIDNITDLSKSLRDISHALHPPLLKHAGLCPALKALCQEYQKTLGVRLTATIAEWPNLPADIATCLFRVAQECLHNIAKHAGATRVRVLLERRGKEIRLTVSDKGRGFRITENVTNEGLGLLSIKERVLCLKGRLKIQSVPGEGTTVSVALPIPEKRLSN, from the coding sequence ATGACACTGTCGGTCCTTCCCTCATCGAACGTTGCGGCTCTACCCGTTTACACTTCTGGAACTGAGGATCGAATTGCATTGATCGACGCCGAAGGAATGATTGTCGGGGTCAATGATCAATGGCTCAGCCTGGCTGAGCAGCACGGCGCTGTACCCGGCACCGGTCCAGGTACGAACTACCTGGACGTATGCCTCCGAGCGGGATCGTCGTGCGCTGACGCGCGGGACGCATTAAGCGGTATACGCGCGGTTATAAAAGGGGAGTTGCGGTCTTTCACGATGGAATACGTGGGCGGCATGTTTCCCCGGCATCGCCGGTTCCGAATGAGCGTCACGCCCATTCATTTCAACGACGCGCGCTTTGTTATTGCTCACAGAGAAGTGACCGCCCAACCGGATCCGAGGACGCTGAAGCAGTTGCGCGGATTCGCCAGACAGTTGATGAACGCTCAGGAGGAAGAGCGGGAAAGAATAGCGCGCGAGATCCATGACAATCTTGGTAACCGGATTGCCTTGCTTTCTTTTTCCGTCCAGCGGATCGCGAGATCACAATCGAAGCTGTCCGTTCCTGACAACGACGAGCTGAACGATGTCATCGACAATATCACCGATCTTTCGAAGTCGCTCCGCGATATTTCACACGCGTTGCACCCTCCCCTTTTGAAGCATGCCGGACTCTGCCCGGCTTTGAAGGCGCTGTGTCAGGAATATCAGAAAACGCTTGGCGTGCGGCTGACAGCGACGATTGCAGAGTGGCCGAATCTTCCGGCTGACATTGCCACATGTCTCTTTCGTGTTGCACAGGAATGCCTGCACAACATCGCAAAACATGCCGGCGCCACGCGAGTTCGAGTTCTCCTCGAGCGGAGAGGCAAAGAGATCCGCCTCACAGTCTCGGATAAGGGGCGTGGGTTCCGGATCACGGAGAACGTAACGAACGAAGGGCTTGGCCTGCTGAGTATTAAGGAAAGAGTTCTTTGCCTGAAAGGTCGATTGAAAATACAGAGTGTGCCGGGGGAAGGCACCACTGTTTCTGTCGCGCTGCCAATCCCAGAAAAAAGATTGTCAAATTAA
- a CDS encoding response regulator transcription factor, giving the protein MSTRRVLLADDHALFAEALAKLLSRNYEVVGVAASGRALLESFRVCLPDVVVTDITMPLLSGLDCARRLRRDPHKAKIVFLTMHVDPDLARECFKCGGSAFVVKECAFEELVVAIEAAMENRRYLSRGLSAEFHENVANAAKMDSDYGLLTSRQEEILQLFAEGKTAKEIASLMNLSTRTIEWYKYNMMRLLRIKNSAELLRKAVRLKLVV; this is encoded by the coding sequence ATGAGCACACGACGAGTCTTGCTTGCGGATGATCATGCACTTTTTGCGGAGGCTCTGGCAAAGCTCCTGAGCCGGAATTACGAAGTGGTCGGCGTGGCAGCCAGCGGGCGGGCGCTATTGGAATCTTTCAGGGTGTGTTTGCCGGATGTCGTTGTGACCGACATCACCATGCCCCTTCTAAGCGGATTGGATTGTGCGCGAAGGCTCAGACGTGATCCGCACAAAGCCAAAATTGTGTTCCTGACTATGCATGTGGACCCCGACCTTGCGCGGGAGTGTTTCAAGTGCGGAGGTTCCGCGTTCGTTGTCAAAGAATGCGCCTTCGAAGAACTGGTCGTGGCAATCGAAGCCGCCATGGAAAACCGGCGCTATTTGTCGCGCGGTTTGAGTGCGGAATTTCATGAAAATGTAGCAAACGCTGCAAAGATGGATTCGGATTATGGCCTGCTCACGTCCAGGCAGGAGGAGATACTCCAGCTCTTTGCGGAAGGCAAGACGGCCAAAGAAATTGCATCGCTCATGAATCTGTCTACGCGAACCATCGAGTGGTACAAGTACAACATGATGCGCCTCCTGCGTATTAAAAACAGCGCGGAGTTGTTGCGGAAGGCGGTGCGTTTGAAATTGGTTGTGTAG